CTGTTGCCCCATTGTGTTGAGGCGTGTAAGGAGGAGTGACTTCATGAGTAATTCCCTCTTTTTCACAATACTCTTTGAAATCAATGGAGATATACTCTCCTCCTCCATCTGTTCTCAAGATTTTCAGCTTCTTTTCACTCTGTCTTTCAACCAACTTTTTGAACTTCTGAAATTGTTGCAGCACCTCCCCTTTCCTCTTCAAAAGATAGACCCAACATTTCCTGGTCCAGTCAtctatgaatattaaaaaataccTGTTGCCACCAGGTGTTTCTACTTGCATAGGGCCACACACATCTGAATACACCACTCCAAGTTTCTCTACAGATTTCTGTGGTAAATACCTCTAAAAAATGCCTCGGGTCTGCTTGCATTGAACACATTCTTTGCAAACAGTTCCTGGAATGTTTACCTTTGGTAAGCCAATCACAATTTTCTTCTGACTTAGCATTGATATATCTTGGAAATTCAGGTGCCCAAATCTGAGATGCCACAGCCATTCCTCTTCACTTTCTGTTGCTGTAAAACAGTGACAATTTACTGCCTCCATCACCACTTTGAATGTTTTGTTCTGTGACAGTTGTGCCTGCACAACAACCTTCCCATTCTGATTGAAGATGCTGAGGCAATTGTTCTCCATCTTCATCATATATTTCTTCTGCAAAAGTTGTCCAAGACTAAGCAGATTAGTCTTCAATCCAGGTACATACAGTACCTCTTCAATGACCACTTCTTTGCCATCTTCTCCTCTCAACACTACTCTGTCAGACCCCTCTGCCTCCAAACTACTATTGTCAGCAAACCTGATCTTCCCATGCTCTACTCCCTGCATTCTCATAAACCAATCTTTTCTCCCAGTCATGTGTAGCTCTTTCACCTTTCCAGCACTCCTTGGCATAATGTCCCAGTTTCTGGCAGTTGTAACATTTCACCTTTCTCTTATCAAACTTCCATTCACCATCAGTATTCTttgatttcttctcttttccagACTCACTGGACTCTTCTCCTTGTTGGTCCTGAGAGTCTTTCCCTTTCTTGCCTCCTTTACCTCCTTTCTTGAAGCCTTTTTTCCCTTTCCACTGTGATCTGGCTTGCAAGGCCTGCTCCTGACATTGTTTGCGTTCATTGAGGCGTAACTCATGGGCTTCTAATGAATGCAGCAGCTCCTCAATATCAATATCCTCCTTCCTTCGAGTTTCTTCAATGGCAGCCACCACATAGTCAAATTTGGGGTTAGGGTCCTTAAAATTTTATCTACAATATACTCATCTGTCATCTGATCACCATAAGCCCTCATTTTGTTCACTAACTCTTGTACCTTATCAAAGTACTCAACGATGGTTTCACTCTTCTCCATGATCAGAGTTTCAAACTGCCTCCTTAGTGCTTGTAGTTTCACCTTTGCATTTCTGTCTCCATCACCATAAGTCTTCATAAGAATACCCAAAATCTCCTTTGCAGTACCAGCATTTGAGATTTTGTTGAAAATCTTCTAACTGACACATTGATATATCAAGAATCTGGCTTTGCTATCCAGTTTTACTAGCATCTTGTGTTCTTTCTTCTGTTCTTGGGTTGCCTTTTCACTCAATTCAGGCACTCCTTCAATAATCTCCAGGACATCCTAGAAACCAAACACGACCTGCATCTTGATGCGCCAATCATCAAATTGCTTGCCATCAAACAAAGGTAATGGTCCCTGTATTCCTCCAATTCCAGCCATTCTTTCTTGCACCAATCTTGCTGATTCTTTGATCTTCAACCAGCCAAAGAACCCTTCTTTCTTCACTTCTGGATACACACACCTCCAAATACCAATCCAGCACCCACTTCACGTACACACTAGGAAAACGTCctaagctctgataccatattaggaAAAGCAAGGGCAGAAGCGTAAAACACCACCAAATAACTTTTTTGATGTTTAAAGAAAAAGGCAAGTGATAGAGAGAGAAGCTTTTCAAAATGAGAGAAGGTTCGAGACTTAGAGAGAGAAGTTGAAATCTGAGGAGCTCTGCTAGGGTTTGCTTCCTCCCACACAGATAACCACCACCACACTATGATGGAGTACAACAACACAAAGATCAATCGGTAAAACACTCACAGAGGCACTCAGGTATTGTATAGCACTTTctaaaatttttcattaactCGAAATGTATGATTACAGCTTTATTTATACACAAAACTATGCACTGTAACTGAAAATActctgtttttgtttatttcaaaagtGAATAGTATAAAAAATCGAATGAACATATTACAATCATGAATGCATAATTTGATTTGGAaataagattgaaaaaaaaaaacaataaataaatatattcaaagaacaaataaataaagatagagAATATTGGAGGAAAACGTTAAAAACTATTGCAGTTGTTAAAACTCTTCATAAGAATAAGTTAGCCTTTcgtgaaaacaatgaaaaaatcTATGAAAAAgctaatgaaatttttttaagtctAATTAAAATGATTGCAGAATTTTGAACCAATTATGCAAGAACGTATCCATCAAGTTGAAGTTGATGAAATTCACAACCATTACTTAAAATATGAGTTGATAAATTTGTTAgcaagtgaaataaaaaaaaatttaaaaagaaaaatagggtttcaaaatattattcagttagaatttattttcagaataaaataacttaaaaaattataggatTGGAAAATCATAAACCAATTAacatttttagttatataaaaagaataaattcgTTTTCAAatgcatatataatttattaagtaattttaataattttagtacaagttgttttaacatatattcaaccaaataaataattacatatacaacatacaatatattgaaacaaacaaaatattcaaccaaacaatatattcaagcaaataaataattacatgtttatattaaaagtaaaaaattaagaataaaaatatgggAGTGTGAAAACCggtcaacaataaaaaatatccctcaccacaaaaatataatatctagacaaaaacaaacaacacattaaTTAATCTCATGATTCCTAACCtctttaaagtttattttatcacCATATCAACCAATGTAatacaaacaattcaaaatattattctctaattttcatactttaattaaaaaaatataaaccgAGAATATATTCCCCTAATTCTATATCTCTAATTTCTATATCTCTAATTTCCATTTCTCTAATTTCTATATCCCTAATTTCTATTTCTCTAATTTCTATATCCCTAATTTCTATATCCTTATCTTCGAAATTCTAttcacttaattttaatatccttaATTCATAGGGTTGAACCCTCTATCTCCCCTTGCATGGATTATCATCAATAAATACTATCATTGTTATTTCCATCaatctgaaaatgaaaaacaaaaaaaaaaaatgtgcaaGCAAAGAGAACTTACCACGTGAAGAGAGGAGAATCGTGGCTGCCATGTGAGAGAGGAGGCACGACGATGAAGGCAGAGGCACTGCGAGGGAGGCAGAGGCGTTGCGAGGGAGGCGGAGGTGCGGCGCGACAACGAAGATGTTGACAGAAGAGGCGCAGCACGACGAGGTGTGAGAGAGGGAGGTAGAGACACGGCGTGACGCGACGCGTCgatggagaagaagaagcatTGTGGTGTTCATAGAGAGGAAGCAGAGTTTAcgtgaagaggaagaagaaagaaaagtgttCTATGTTTTATAAGATCAGAAAACCATATTACCTCGGTTCATCTACTTACCCAAAGCAATAACGCATTATACGCCTCAGTTAGCCTCCAACCCGAGGCATAAACACCATACAGCATCAGTTCTCACACAACCGATGCAGTATCAACTCAGATTAAATGAATTTGGTAGCCTATTTTACCTCGGttcttgataacgatctaaaaaccgttactttaatacttaaatttgatagtaaaacacaccctttatggcttagaatgagctttaaatcaagtaaaacacttagttgtgtcttgtgagagtcaaaagttggttttagcgatattatgcttgttttgcattgttttgcagggtttttNGATGAANTAAANATGNaagtgaagtaaggtggacttagacccatgaaagaaggagaaaaatgatgaaaagaagggtcaagcaagccactgagcgctagaatggtccgttgagcactcagagtgattagagggaaaccgctcagcggcaaaattgaccgctgagcggttaaagcggcaagaggcaaaccgctaagcGGTGAATTTCGGCGCCTAggtggttgtctgtttttttagctagattctataaatctttttgtaatctatctgttatcttttggggcttatatatagccccaatgcgaattagaagaggtttcttttggtagagagaaacgtccagagctattccacaccttggaggaggttccttggatgcttaggctccattcaaccaagtttagggttatttcttccattctttcattattatcatctagttttaccatgattatggtgaactaaaccctttgttgttggggaacaatgtaatcttttgaatctctcatatattcaaattcttatttatttcatatgattatcatatacttatttatcaattgttgggttctcatctgtgctcaatgcttttattgtttaactcattcagtaaaagatgtttgtgtttatcgatatggggacatacggtaatgtaatgaactggtgggaaattctttgattatgccaatatcgcctagggataggggtaggacggtcaattgtatttgcttccgaacgcattgcattattggttactaggggaggctagggatagcaagtcggtaattaataataggctcttttcaccaagggattgggttaagggtaaataagaaagtgtgcatggcaattagataaataagtgaagtaaataagaagaataNatatatgagagtggataagatgaaattgtaaaccccaacaacaNCATTCATTCATANtttctcaaaaccaattgaatcaactgcattgcatgtttatttttgttctttgcatataaccaccaaatttattctcttctcaagtcttacgcaattaggttacatgaaagttaaggcctaagagtcctttgggaaaacgatactcggacttacccgtttatattacttgataacgatctggtacacttgccagggacttaacaagttttttgcgccgttgtcggggactcgtggtttaacttatctagtagtgtaaactgattaattttgatttgattgtatatatctttttatctttttatctttttatttttttatttttattttttttaaaatataaaaaactgctactagggtttgtgtttcttgtgcatgcaacaggagactagacatactagaagcaagaaaaatacgcaacctcttcttgaaggcttaagcgaagcaagagggagaaggagagtcagacgcccatctagggatttgtttccttcacctgatAGATTACTATCActttcaccagatagaagaacagaggagatggctaaaagaactcctccaagacgcactcgtGCAGACCAATCAGATATGGTTGGCTctttccattttagcagcatagttatgcctacagatcaaacgaccaacatggtgatgaatccaacacttatacacctggtgcagagcaaacagtttcatggcctgtcaaatgagaatccctatgaccatttgacagcatttagtgaaatatgcaacacagtgaagatgacaggtgtatcaaatgaaagagtaaggcttaatttgttcccgttctcattggaaggcaatgctaagacgtggctcaattcctttcctgaaggaacatttacaacatgggaagttgtggctagaacatttgtcaacaaatattttccacagtctaaagttactcagggaaaactggagatctcatcattcaagcaaggcatggaagaaactctaagtcaagcatgggagcgattcaaaggattactgagaaaaacaccagttcatagatttgacaagacaaccattgttcttgcctaccttggtggactgaatatgcagtctaagatgatgttggacgcctcagctggaggtgatatcaaacagaagactgaggatgaagcctatgacttgatagaaaGAATGACAGCTAATGTCAAGAAgcgtatagtgaaaggggcgtaccGACACAatagagaggagtcttgcacttacctgcaaatgatgcaatgctagctcaaaatcatcttttgacccagaagctagatacattgtcaaagatcctttcacaacttccaaaggagcttcgtaatgtctctcaagAACAGcaactatgtgatctttgtggtggagaccatattaatggtcaatgtgctatacctgaggagatgcagcaggaagctaactatatggggaaccaataccaatATAGGAAaaggaatttcaaccaaggcaatcctagccagggtgtgaagaatcatccaagtattggccaacaacagaacaacccatcagggcaacaaggaggcttcaggcagtagcaaccttctcctttgtggcagcaaataaatcaattgacagagaatgttagagacttttctaatagatttgacaaatttgtgAAAGATTATCATTCTCAACATTCAAGTGATCAACCTACTTTTAGATTATTAGAGATGCAACTTGGTCAATTGTCAAAGAGGATTGAAAGCACAGAGAAGAATcaatctagggttaatactgatgttaatcctaaggaggaaTGTCGTGTTGTTGTagtaagggagaaaagaaaagcagaggaaGAAGTAATTGAGATTATGATACGCTCGGCTCTGAGGTAGATCAGCGACGAGCTGAAGAAACTGACACGGATCGACGGTTGAACGGACAATGGACGCAGCGGAAGGTCGGAATCGGAGAAAACCTAAGGTTTATGATGGTTTAACCGGTGGAAAAGGCTAGGGTTCGTGTAAAAAGAGGATTTAATCGGTGGAAGGTCGAAATAATCGGAGGAAAACTATTTGAACGGTGAAACGAGAggtttcaccgattgaatcgatGGAAGGAAGGATTCGGGGTTTTGATCGGTCAAAGAGATGTAAGCCGGAGAAACAACCGGNGGTTCGAGATGATCGGAGGAAAATAGTGATTACCTGGTGAGGAAAGATTGACAGAGGAAGCTCTCGAAAAGGAACCCTAGGTTCTGCAGCTTTAAGAGAGATACGAAGATGATATGTGAATGANGCAATAGAAATGAAACCGTGAGATGTGAAGATGTGGTTTCTGAGGATGCAGATCTGACGAGACGCGTGGCTGCTGGCAACGTAGATGGAAGCCACGAGTCAGATACAGGTTGGTGGAAAGGANTTCACGTGGAGGAGTGAGAGAGAGCACAATGGTTAATTTGgaaattggaaaataatgaaGTGTNctttggaaggaggctagaggtctttggactctctagccaatgactttcaagagagaataattttctgaattagaaaagtttattctcattAAGCTCAAAAGTGAAATACAATAAGGTAGGCATGACTATTTATAGGACTAAAGGTCctacatgcctaacacaatacaaaatacatcaaaaatatactaactaaagaaagtgggcttgggccccgcgtatcagattagtagtgatgaagaagaggtaagtgagaaaGACGagcttggtgaagaagagaaagaagaagagggattggaagaagttgagaaaagaagagatagtcacaatgggcagatgagagaaatatttagcATGTGACTATGGTTCCGAGAGAAGaaagtcatcctcaaattcctgtttattcaaagaaaattaattattaccttggaGAAGTGATAAACCTAGATgcggaagaagaagaacaagaagtacttgtgcagccaagaaaggaacatcatccacccaaaatgaaggatccaggattgttaactcttccttgcgtgataaatgatgtggatataggaagagcaaTGATCGACTCTAGGTCTAGCATAAATTTAATGTCCTTAAGTTacttgaacaaaattaaaaggttAGTGCTAAAACCAGTCAACACTACTATAACAATTGCAGATGGTTCTGTTAAGAAAACAGCTGGTAaggtggaggatgcaattgttCATATTGAGaagttggaattcttgattgattttgtagtcgtggatatggagaatgaaggaaggattccattaattttaggaacaccttttatgaggacttctgGAATGGCaatgcgtatccatgatggaataataactttgaaagatcaagaatatgtgttaatgtataatttctccaaaggaaggaaagtgaaaataaaggagagggacagacataagaagtcaagaagagaagctgcatcAGAGGACAACAAAATAGGTactaattctaatagttgtaatgttttgcaagtacctaaagatgaggaggttgacaaaggaggcactatccacattgaatatacaccacttccaatagaagcacaagtgagattcaagaacaagaagtggcttgttattaagagtcgagaagatggcaagttggaaatcaggaaacccttcacaagagccataaagagagtggatagaaagcaagtgatgagttgggttgatgaagatcccaaccgggatggaatgaattgattatatctaaatcccactttgtataaacatttgtagttttagggtatttgattttgtacgtatactttattgaatctttgaacactttttgggtggTATCTACttagggatgctaaatttttaagtatctactgaaggatacaaggtaagtacatctactgaagggtgttggaaggataagcacttactggagagtgctaaacaggtttgggtcaggctcgtgacgttaaacaagcgcttttcggaggcaacccaggttctttgtactttgaattagtagtataggttacatttatgtttgagtctatgcttggcttgtccACTGATTCTAatgatggttcaattttattgcatgatgagttacttactattgatgattgactgtggatgatgattgagaatgtgtgaatgttgatatctaggttgatggttcactagctgtgtgaacagatgagtaagtgattcatgattgtgattttgatgctaagcaggattcatgtgagaagtgagaacgcctgattatgtgaggtattgagcttcagagttttattattgtgtgcactgtttacagagaatcatgaatggtattgacttaatcttgataattgattgaattgcatgtgtatgtcatatgatcgaggccatgtttggaaagctcttacttagccaaattttcacccaaaggattttaaatgatatacctttttgaaccttgaccatAAATAGTATGAAGACCCTTATTTGAagtgatttaccttgagttagggttgagaataattgtatgtgataaaaagattcaagtttggggttatatggcgaaagtaaaaggcaaaagcaaaagcattgagttcaaaagatgaaaaagaaaaatgcatgagaaaggaaaaaaaaagaagaaaagagaaaagcatgtaaagtgaactcaatgaaaaatgtaaaaggaaaaagggaaaaagttgggaatgagtgagattggttaaaaagagagtgtgcttgaactcttaaataatgatttaaactctcttaactcaatgattttgtattccagaaaaaccaattttcttgatagcccagccacaatacaagccttggaaaaagtccttgtgatgacatatgcatgtgaagattttgattgtttgagatgaatgacaatattgttttatgtgacatgtgaacagtagagagtagagtgacctccttaaacacttgagtgattgagtgaaacacttgcttggtaagaattgttaaatccatgtttacatctatgtttagttgattaattattcatgaatgaaacatctgttggaaatagattgaatatgtgaattaagctggattgaaagcatgtatgcatctctgattccactaaaatttgaattgtataacaACTTGTCATGaggaaaaaggagttttgaaaagtatgaattatttgatgaaaaagcggaaagccaagttttgtcttgtttgcttgaggacaagcaaagttctaagtttagggttgtgataacggtctaaaaaccattattttcaaacttaaatttgatagtaaaacacaccctttatggcttagaatgagctttaaatcaagtaaaacacttagttgtgtcttttgagagtcaaaagttggttttagcgatattatgcttgttttgaattgttttgcagggtttttagatgaattaaagatggaagtgaagtaaggtggacttagacccatgaaagaaggagaaaaatgatgaaaagaagggtcaagcaagccgctgagcgccataatggtccgctgagcgctcagagcgattagagggaaaccgctcagcggcaaaattgaccactgagcggttaaagcggcaagaggcaaaccatTGAGCGGTGAATTTTGGCGCCttggcggttgtctgttttattagctagattctgtaaatctttctgtaatctatctgttatctttttgggcttatatatagccccagtgcgaattagaagaggattcttttggcagagagaaacgtctagagctattccacaccttggaggaggttccttggatgcttaggctccattcaaccaagtttagggttatttcttccattctttcattattatcATCTAGTTTCACCGTGATTATGGCGAACTAAACCCTTTGCTGTTGGTAATCTTTTGAatctctcatatattcaaattcttatttatttcatatgattgtcatatacttatttatcaattgttgggttctcatctgtgctcaatgcttttattgtttaactcattcagtaaaagatgtttgtctttatcgatatggggacatacggtaatgtcatgaactggtgggaaattccttgattatgccaatatcgcctagggataagggtaggacggtcaattgtatttgcttccaaacgcattgcattattggttactaggggaggctagggatagcaagccggtaattaataataggctcttttcaccaagggattgggttaagggtaaataagaaagtgtgcatggcaattagataaataagtgaagtaaataagaagaatagatatatgagagtggataagatgaaattgtaaaccccaacaacatcattcattcatattttctcaaaaccaattgaatcaactgcattgcatgtttatttttgttctttgcatataaccaccaaatttattctcttctcaagtcttacgcaattaggttacatgaaagttaaggcctaagagtcatttgggaaaacgatactcgaacttacccgtttatattacttgataacgatctggtacacttgtcagggacttaacagttCTCTGACGAATTAAGACAGTATTAATTGACAAAACATATATAGAACGTTCAAGTGTTGAGGTTGCAGGTGTGGCAGGGCCTACTACCTCTGTTCCCTGACTAACCGAGGCAATAGcccattttttaaaagtttgtcAGATAAAAAGTTTGACTTGCAGAAGAGAGAGGGGATCTGGGGAGGGTTATATGTCTCGGTTCCCCCTACAACCGAGGCAATAGCCCATTTTCAAAAGGTTTGTCAGATGAAAAGTCTAACTTGGAGAGATTTCTGCAGGGTTATATGTCTCGGTTCCCTTGACACTCGAGGCAATATCCCCCTTATGCTTTGGTTCCCTTTGAACCGAGACATATAAGTTTGCAATAACTGCAGAAATGCCACCATGTTTTGGTATGCTTTGGTTTTACTAAAACCGAAGCATATAATGCATGttaaaatctcaaatttttACTAATGCTTAGTAGAAAggattttcaaatataaaaataataaaaatttatttgaaatcaaCCATatcacaacaaaattaaataaattgatcttattatctattaaaaaatattaaattaaaataattataacaatttaataaataattttacataaaaaaaaactcaaattaaattttaaataaaattatgatacattttaatataaatcttctttagaaataaattaaatcaattttggCGTATGTTAAACTCATTTGACAAGTTTTTAGGGTTAAAACACACCCTaagtaaaatacaaatttataattaacattttaacatgTGCATCCAAATTATTAGAGCCAGATAAAAATAACTGATCTATATTATACTATAGttaattatactatattatactaaaaaaaacttatttatttttactataatttaactatattattttataatttagtttttaaaaactaaacttaaatatattgttttataattcagtttttaaaaactgaacttaaaaAATTTCTGGTTCAGTTAACTATAATTAACTGTATTGTGTTTACAATTAGAGCTTTGTGTTTAAGCCCCTTCTTCTTAATGAGCTGATATCTgataacatatttatttgtgATGTTTATTCCAAATTAATACACCATAAATTACTTATCTATTTAATTAGTTGCTTTACAAGGTTTTCAACAAATGACATGGCGTAATTCCTTCATTGTTCTCTAACTAATTTTTATGAacagaaaacgaaaaaaaaagaagaagagaaacttAGATTAGATATATGCGGACTttagaattaatatatatatatatatatatatatatatatatatcttttttttttctttctaacgGGAAACGTCCGTGTACCTTTCTGGATATTTACGAGgaaattaagattttatatcAACGTTTAACAAAactattaattgtaattatcaAGTTTGTAATGGGTAAttctaaactaaattattttcctTGACTAATAGTTGTTCTGAAAAATGTCCaagatgataattaaaataagggttaaatatgtttttcatcccTTAAGTATTACACGATTTGAGTTTTAGTTCCTATTTAAAACTTTCATGGTTTTTAGTTCTCatagttttgaaactcttactattagtccttaaaattagACGGTGTTAACTTTTGTTAGATGTGGCAAACGACGACGCCACGTCTTATGCCAGTTGTCGTGCCACGttgattatttcatttttcaagttGAACCTAACTTCATCATCTACGGCGATCCACCCAGAAGCCTCCCATCTCTGCTCCCTCGCCCTCCACGCCCTCCAACAGCACCGTGACCAGGAAGGTGTCGACATCACCGTCGTAGTCGTCGTCGGCCACGACGCCAGGTTCTCTCCTCTCCCATATTCTTCGCACGAGAGAGAAAGCATCGCGCTCCTTCACGTTGCATCCTCGCCGCTACAACAATGTCGATCGTTGCACGTCGCAAACCAGGACACCACCAGTCATGGCCACGGTCACCGCCTGTCAGCTGCAGCCGACGCCGCCTTAAATCTCTCCACCGCAACCCGAGGCTTCTCCTCACAAAAGCTGACGACGCGTATAGAAACAAAAGCTAGGTTTTGCAATTTTGTGCTCATAGCGGGATGGAGGAATCAGGATAATAAAAAACGATTGATGGGGGAAAATGGGCGAAGATAATCTCTCTTGTACTCTTTTATGATTTAAGCACATGAAACACATGTATTGAATCTTCATTTAGCTATTGATTTC
This genomic stretch from Vigna radiata var. radiata cultivar VC1973A chromosome 7, Vradiata_ver6, whole genome shotgun sequence harbors:
- the LOC106766088 gene encoding uncharacterized protein LOC106766088; the protein is MLLLLHRRVASRRVSTSLSHTSSCCASSVNIFVVAPHLRLPRNASASLAVPLPSSSCLLSHMAATILLSSREVKKEGFFGWLKIKESARLVQERMAGIGGIQGPLPLFDGKQFDDWRIKMQKIFNKISNAGTAKEILGILMKTYGDGDRNAKVKLQALRRQFETLIMEKSETIVEYFDKDPNPKFDYVVAAIEETRRKEDIDIEELLHSLEAHELRLNERKQCQEQALQARSQWKGKKGFKKGGKGGKKGKDSQDQQGEESSESGKEKKSKNTDGEWKFDKRKVKCYNCQKLGHYAKECWKGERATHDWEKRLVYENAGSRAWEDQKKYMMKMENNCLSIFNQNGKVVVQAQLSQNKTFKVVMEAVNCHCFTATESEEEWLWHLRFGHLNFQDISMLSQKKIVIGLPKKSVEKLGVVYSDVCGPMQVETPGGNRYFLIFIDDWTRKCWVYLLKRKGEVLQQFQKFKKLVERQSEKKLKILRTDGGGEYISIDFKEYCEKEGITHEVTPPYTPQHNGATERKNRTILNMVKCMLKSKGLPSFSWGEAVMTTTYVLNLSPTKRLNGVTPEEAWTGVKPDVKHLKIFGSLYYKHVPEQLRKKLDDRGIPLILIGYHVTSGYKLYDPIICATSFSREVKVDEAREWQWELKKKEGPTIELESEPAVESEACRREESVRRSSRVTQLPTHLRDYDLAYASTISSEENFVHFALIVEAEPNGDSEISSFSGNAEQLDPTSIRCKVCLSEWRLEEEVYVVQPQGFEVKKHLDKVYRLKKALYGSSKLHGPGIKE